A portion of the Paenibacillus marchantiae genome contains these proteins:
- a CDS encoding acetyltransferase codes for MLITSYREQDHDKLVEIWERAVRATHTFLEEHHIQFYKKVVSDVLQQRQVEVWEALDAGNEPVGFIGLDDNFIEMLFVDVSQHGQGLGRLLINHTLNIKGRHLKVDVNEQNAGAARFYEKMGFVQMGRSELDGSGNPFPLLHLEIKADQAAR; via the coding sequence ATGTTAATCACTTCATATCGTGAACAGGATCATGACAAGTTGGTCGAGATTTGGGAGAGAGCCGTTCGGGCAACACATACGTTTTTAGAAGAGCATCACATCCAGTTCTATAAAAAAGTAGTGAGCGACGTGTTGCAGCAAAGGCAAGTCGAGGTATGGGAAGCGCTGGATGCTGGCAATGAACCCGTTGGTTTTATCGGTTTGGATGATAACTTTATTGAGATGTTGTTTGTAGATGTCAGTCAGCACGGGCAGGGCCTGGGGCGTCTTCTGATCAACCATACCCTTAACATCAAAGGTCGTCACCTCAAGGTGGATGTCAATGAGCAGAATGCTGGAGCAGCCCGATTCTACGAGAAAATGGGATTTGTACAAATGGGTCGTTCCGAGTTGGATGGTTCCGGTAATCCGTTTCCGCTGCTGCATCTGGAGATCAAGGCAGATCAGGCTGCAAGATAA